The sequence below is a genomic window from Candidatus Sungiibacteriota bacterium.
CACGTATCTTTATGGCTCTGGGAAGCGTTGAATCCAGCCTCATAAATAGTAAAACGTGGCCGTATTGACGGTGGTAACGAGTAACTTCATGCAAATAAGGCCCGTTCAACCAAATCGCATATAATATGTCCAAGTGTTATGTGCGTCTCCTGAATGCGTTGCGTATCGTCTGAAGGCACCACCAAGGCGCAATCAACCAAGTCCTTAAGCTTTCCGCCCCCACGGCCCAAAAATCCGATCACCCGCAAGTTTCGTTTTTTTCCTTCCTCCACTGCCCGCATCACATTGGGCGAGTTGCCACTGGTGCTTATCGCCAACAAAAGATCCTTGGGGTGGTTGGCCAAGGCCTCCACTTGTCTGGCAAAAATCAGATCATATCCGTAATCGTTGCCCAAGGCCGTAAGAATAGA
It includes:
- a CDS encoding D-sedoheptulose 7-phosphate isomerase; translated protein: MKKEVIRQLQESAEVKVKSAETLADLVVQAAEMIADTYQGGGKVLIMGNGGSAADAQHIAGELVGRFRKERRALPAIALTTDTSILTALGNDYGYDLIFARQVEALANHPKDLLLAISTSGNSPNVMRAVEEGKKRNLRVIGFLGRGGGKLKDLVDCALVVPSDDTQRIQETHITLGHIICDLVERALFA